The DNA region CATCCCCACTCGCGGAGCGGATAGTGGTAGCGGTACCTGCGGTCATCGCTGAGCTGGTGGCCGCGGCGCATGTCCTTGCGTCCCGCGTCGTATCCGATCCACTTCCAGATGCGTCCCCCCGCGCTCCACGCGCGCACCGCCGGGGCCCACGCTGCTTCGTAGCGCCGCTGCGGCTCGATCTTCCACTTCGCCGAGCACGCCTTTCTCCCGTACGCGAGGGACGGCAGCACGCGAAGGTGGGTGCAGTTCTCCTCCAGCGTCGTGTAGCGCCCATGGGCCGGGCGGTAGCGGACCGGAACCAGATCCGGAAATCCCACCGCCGCGAGCCACGGCCGGAGCACGTGCTCGCCGTACGTGAGCGTCTCGGGCAATTCGCCGCCGACGTCGGCGAAGAGGATGAGGTCCGGGCGGATCCCTCGGCGCCGCATGCCGACCAGCATCGCGGTCGAGTCCACTCCCATCCCATAGGCCACCGAGATCGGCTCCCGCGTGACCTCGAACGCGTCGAGCTGGGGCGCCAGCGGCCGGGGGTCGCCGTAGCCGCCGGTCGTGGGACGCACCCCGTCACCCCGCCGGGGCATCGTCCCCGGCGCCAGGCAGCAGCGGGGAGGGCGGTGTCTCGGGCGCCGTCGTCCGGTCGATGAGGAGTTCGACCGTCTGGTCGTGGACGCGGTAGAGCACCCGCGGGTCCATCCACATCTCCGTGCGCCCGTCCGACGGCCGGATGCCGATCCCGAGGCCGGTCGGATGCTCCGCGACCGGGATCTCCCGCTGGTCTTCCAGGAACAGAGGGCCGGCCCCAAGCTCGTGTACCGATCCCGGAGCCGGCGGCGGGCCCGGCACGAGGTACAGCAAGGAATCGCCGGCGTGTCCGCTGGAGCGGCACTCCAGGACGCGCACCGCGAGACGAACGCTCTCCCCTTCGAGCGCGTGAAGTGCGTCCGTGTCCAGCATGACGGGGTGGTGAACCCGCTCGAGGAAATCCGAGGGCGAGAGGAAGATGGTTCCATAGCGCCCGCCAAGGCGCTCGAACACGGACCAGCTCAGGATCCCGCTGCCAACAACGGGCATGATCGCGTTTTGGGTATGGGGAACGAAAAATCCCCATGCTGCCCGGCGGGCGGCATGGGGACGCGCTGGCCACCGGCCGCGCCTCGCGATCGAGGTCACCGGTTGCCCGCTCCCTTCTCTCGGGGACGGTGGGCGCCGCGCGCCTGGAATCCTTTTGCCCAACATGGCGGTGTAGCGGGACGCGCGAGGCCAAGCCGCCTGGGCTCAGAGCCCCGTTGCGCCGGTGAGGTCCGCGGCGAGGAGCTCCAACGCCGTGCGGCCGAGGCCGTCGGGATCAGCCCGGTAGGCGGCCGCCAGTTCGGGCACCCTGGCGTCGGCCGCCGCCGCGGTCCGCTCAAGCGTCTGCCGCGAGGCACGGTCCAGGCTCCGTACCATCCGCTGGATGCCCGCGGAGAACCCGCGGAACTCGAACTCGCCCGTGATCGTCAGGGCGTGGACGCCGACGTGCAGCCCCCGGGATGCGGGCGTGGTGCCCTTCGAGTACCAGATCTCCACTTCGATCACGTCGCCTTCCGTACCATCCCGATAGCGGAAGCGGTTCGGATTGCCGGGGGAGGGCTGCAGGTGGTCCATGGCTTCTCCGGTGTAGGGCCGGCACGCGTTCGGGATCCGTGAAATCCGGAGGTGTGCAGGCCGGAGATGAAGAGCGGCGCAGCGCCTGAAGGCGCCGCGCCGGTGATCCTTGTTCTTGCTCCCCGAGGTCAGGCGGCCGCCTCGAGCGCGGGCTCGCCGTCCACGGCCGGGTAGATCTCCAGGAACCCCTCCAGGTGCTCGTGGCTGGCGAGGTAGAGGAAGTTGCCGAGCGGCTCGTACCGCACGGCGCCGTAGAGCCCCGGCCGCATCAGCGCGTCCCGGTCGCGGCTGATCTTCGCCCCCCGGATCTCGATCCGTCCGTCCCGGCGCAGGTGGAGGGTCCACTGAAGACGTCCGGGTGAGCGGACATCGATCTTTTCGCCGACGCGAAGGTCTTCCAGCACCGCGCGGGGAGACGTGTCGCGGCGCTCGTGGACCCCGAAGGCCCAGCGCACCCGGTGCGCTTCGCTCGCCGACAGGTCGAGCCCGCTGACCAGGCGCCCGTCCTCGGCCGTGAACTGGAGGTATCTGCGGGTCCGCGGACCCCCATCCGTGTCCGGCCCCCGGGCGCCCTGGATCCTCACCATGTGCTCGGTGACGAAGCCGCGCGCGATCGCGCGCACCTCCCCGTCCTCGTTCTCGACGTCCACCAGGACGATGGGCGGGCTCGCGGGGAGCGCCCGCTCCCGGAGAACGGTCCCCCGCACGCGCCCCGTGCGGCGTGCCGCCAGCGCGTCGATCGTGTCGGCGGTCAGCAGCTTCTCCCGCTCCTCCTCCCAGAGCGCCAGCGTCCGGTTGGCCACCGCGAGCGGAAACATGAGCAGGTCGAGCAGGAAGTGGCGCATCTGCGTGCCCTCATCCGGCCGCCGCTTCGGCGTCCAGATCCATGCGCCGTCACTGGTCTTCTGCCGCTCGAGGAACTGGCTGCCGGTGAAGTACCGGCGGGCTTCGTCGTCCATCCGCTCGACGGCGTTCTTCATCGCCTCCAGCGCGATCCCGCCCGACATGTCGAACTGGTCCAGCGCATCCGTGCCGGTGGATTCCGCGCTGCCCTTGCAGGTCGCGCCGAGCGACGCCATCCGGGCCGCGATCGTCGCCGCGAACTTCCGCTCCCCCGCGGCCACCGAGGCGGCGAGCACGATCTCGGGCGAGGTGAACTGGCCCGTCCGGTCGACGCGCCCCAGCTCCTGCTTGAACAGGTCGGCGGACCACTCGTAGTCCGCCACCAGCATGGTCCTCGGCCGCCGGTTCACGTCGTGCAGGCTGAGTCCCACCTTCCCGGCGCGGCTGATCAGGGCGACGTCGCGCCCGCCCGCCTGGAACTCGCCCATGCGGAGCGCGCGGAGGCGCGCCGGGATGCGGCCGGTGATCGCGGCGACCCGCGACGCGCCGAAATGCTGCTCGATGACGTGGACCGGATCACGGAGCGGGGGAAGCGCGCGGGCGCGCAGCCGGAGCTCCTCCCGCGCCAGGAGCGCCTCGGGAATGTCTCCGAGATCCACGTACGAGGTCTCCCCGTCGTCTCCCTGCTTCCGGATCTCCCGGATGTTGATGCGGTTGATTGCCGACTCCAGCCGGCGGTTGACGGCGTGGTCCTGGGCGTCGCGGCCGAGCGCCGCCGTGCCCTCGTCGTCGCCGGCGACGGAGTGGATGCTGATCACCACCTGGCGCCCCGCGGCGATCGCCCGGTCCGCGCGGGCCAGCACGGAATCCAGGCGAAGGTCGAACAGGAGCTGCTTCAGATACCCCTGGATCATCGCCCGGTCGAGTCCGGCGGTCTTCACCCGCGCGTTCATCGCCCCGAACTGGCGTGCGGCCAGGGACAGGTCCCGGCAGACCGCGGCGGCCCGGTCGTAGCGCTCCATCGCGCCCGGGATCTCCGGGAGGTCGATCCACTCCACCTCGAACGAGACGCCGCCGCGCCACAGGTCGCGTGACAGGTAGTGGCCCGAGCCCTTGAGCTCCCGCATCACCTGCTCCGCTTCCGCGGGCGTCGTCCGGATGGTGAATGCATCGTTTCGGCGCACCATGAAGCGGCGCTTCCCCGAAGCCGCCGCCTGGTCCGCGTCGACGCCGGCCGCGTCGCCGAGCGCCGCCGCTTCGGCCACGTGCGCGGTCACCGCCTCTTCCGCGGCCCCCGGATTTTCGTCTTGGTCCGCCGTGCTCTTGCCCGTCTTGCGCGCGATCCACGAATCGAAGGCGCCGATCCGCCAGAGACGCAGCCCGTACAGGTACGAGAGCTGGTCCAGGGTCACGGCGGGCGTCGCGGTGAAGTACGCGAGCTTGGAGGTGCAGGGGAGCATGGCCTCGTGGAGCGCCGTCCACGCCATGCCGCGCTTGCTGTCGGCGATGTTGGCGAATTCGTGCGCCTCGTCCGCGAGCCAGACGGTGGGACGGACCGCGGCGATCGCGGGCTGGAAGTCCGCCAGGTTGTACGCGTGGGCGAGGTAGACCGCCGGCCCGTCGGGGAGGGGAAGCACCCCGCCCTCGCCCTTCGCTTCCCGGTACGCGCCGACCTCGATGAACTGCGCGGGGAAGGGGCCATGCTGGTGGCCGGAGGCGACGCGGCGGAACTCATGCTCCAGGTCGCGGACGTTGTTCTCGTTCTTCGTCGTCACGACGATCCGGCGTTCCCCCTGCTCGAGCGCCTCCAGGACGAGAAGCGCGATCTCCCTGCTCTTTCCGACGCCCACGTCGTCGGCGCACAGGCACCCGTGTCCCGCGTCCCACCCGTCCAGGATGCGGAGCGCCAGCTCGGCCTGCTCGTCGCTCGCGCCGCCGAAGAGGCCGCTCCGGCCCCACGCATCATCGGCGAGCGGGCTTTCGAATCGCTGGCGGACGAGCGGGGGCGGCGGCATCCCGGCCATGCTGCGCGTTTCCACCACCAGGCGCGGATGCGGTGCGCGGCGTTCGGTGATCGACAGGCTGAACGGCGTGAACACCGGGCTCGTCGCCGCCTCGCCGCGTTCGGCTGCATCCCGCTCCCAGTCCGTTTCGGCGCGCGGCAGGGGCTCGGAACTGGAGAAGTCCAGATTGAGCGTCGGGTACGCGGACGCGGAAGGGAGACCTTCGGCGATCTCCACCGGGGAATCGGCGGGGTCCGCCACCGGCGCCGGGTCGGCCTCCGCTTCGGGACCGCCAGGGGCACCACGGCACCAAGCGCGTCGACCGCCGGGGAAGACGACCCGGTGGCGCCATGGTCGGAAAGCGGAGGTTCCGCATCGGAGGGGCAGGGTGCGGCATCCGGCACTCCTCCACTCCGTGCCGTGTCCTCCAGCACCGCCGGCTCTCCGGCCAGCTCCACGCCTTCCGGCGCGGCTGCGGCGGGCGGGTCCGTGGCGACCGCCACCGGCGCCGGGAGCGTCCGTGGCGCCTGAGCCGCCGCGGCCGACCCGCGAAGCGCGGCCGCCGTCTCCAGCACCACCCGGGTCCACGTTTCCCAGGAGGGGCTCCGGACCACTTCCCGGGCGGGTGCTTCGGACCCCTGACCCTGCCGCGCGACCATCACCAGCGCATCCCGGAACGCGCCGCGGCTGCGGTAGGACCCCTCCGGGCACTCGAGGTACAGGAGCGGGGTGTGGCGCTCGGCGATCCAGCGGCGGAAGTCCGCGCCCGCGTCGGAGAGCGTGCTGGCGGGGAGCAGTGCCACCAGCAGCCCATGCGGGCGGAGACTCCTGAGATGCGCGGCGGCGAATCGCTGGCCGATGTTGGTGGCGGCGAATTCCGTGGCCCCGCGTCCGGCGCGGCCGCGGCTCATGGCGCCGAACGGCGGGTTCGAAAGCACGGCGTCGAAGCGCGCCGGATCCAGCGGCAGGCGCAGGGCGTCCCGGCCGCTCGGGCGGAGGCCGAGCCAGCCGAGCACCTCGCGGCGCCGCGGGTCGGTCTCGTTCACCTGCAGGTGTATCCCGGCGGCGCCCAGAATCGGCCGCGCGAGGCTTCCCGTCCCGGCGCACGGCTCCAGCACCATGCGGATGCCATGGGCGGCGGCCACGATGGCCGCGACGCCCTCCGCGATGGGCAGCGGCGTGGAGAACTGCGCCTGCTCCCGCGCGGACTCCGTCAGTGCCCGGCCGTGGAACCACTCGCACTCGCGTTCGCGCAGCGCGGCGATCCGGTCCGGGGCGGCCAGGTGGGCCAGCTCGGCGGCCAGATGCCGGTGCGCCGCGCCTTCCAGCGCGTCGTATACGTCGTCCAGCGTCCAGCTGCCCTCGGGCTCGTAGGGGGATCCGAGTACGTGCTCGCCCCAGCTGGCGGACTCCGCGGCGGTCCGGAACGGTGCCCGGCCCGAGGCCAGGGCTTCCGCCGCGGCATCCAGCAGGCGTCGGATGGGCGGCGGCCCGAGACTTTCCCCGGGGTGCGCCGGCAGGGTGGGTGGACGCGAAATCGCGCCCTGCCGAACGGCGGAGGGCGCGAAGATCTCGAATTGCATGGCGGATCGGGGGCGGAATGGGCGGCTCGGGGCACGCCCGCGGTACGGCGCGGGAACGCTCGGCCGGTGGCAAAGTCGGCCCCTCCGTTCTCCCGCATCGCGCCGCTCCCGGCGCGCGAATCCGCCCTCGGCGGGGAGGGGGGAAGGTGCTGAATGGGAAACACGGGTCCGCGACGTCGCGGACCCGTGTTTCACGATTGGACTTCACCGGATCTTCGTGGACCGCCCGGCGGTCCGTCCACTCCCGTGAGAGGCTGCAGGCCGGACGGGTTCCAAGTCTCTGGAGCCGGGGCGGAGCCAGTCAGGATTCGAGCCCCCGCCTTCCGCTGCGCCCGTGGGTGCCCGTGAGCACCCGCCCCCCAACCCTGAGGAGCTCTGGGGGGAAATGCGCAGGCACAGCCGTCAGCATGAAGGGGTGTCGCGCTCACAGGTGCGACAACACTCCTGTTCCCCATAGATCCCGCGCCCG from Longimicrobium terrae includes:
- a CDS encoding strawberry notch C-terminal domain-containing protein: MADPADSPVEIAEGLPSASAYPTLNLDFSSSEPLPRAETDWERDAAERGEAATSPVFTPFSLSITERRAPHPRLVVETRSMAGMPPPPLVRQRFESPLADDAWGRSGLFGGASDEQAELALRILDGWDAGHGCLCADDVGVGKSREIALLVLEALEQGERRIVVTTKNENNVRDLEHEFRRVASGHQHGPFPAQFIEVGAYREAKGEGGVLPLPDGPAVYLAHAYNLADFQPAIAAVRPTVWLADEAHEFANIADSKRGMAWTALHEAMLPCTSKLAYFTATPAVTLDQLSYLYGLRLWRIGAFDSWIARKTGKSTADQDENPGAAEEAVTAHVAEAAALGDAAGVDADQAAASGKRRFMVRRNDAFTIRTTPAEAEQVMRELKGSGHYLSRDLWRGGVSFEVEWIDLPEIPGAMERYDRAAAVCRDLSLAARQFGAMNARVKTAGLDRAMIQGYLKQLLFDLRLDSVLARADRAIAAGRQVVISIHSVAGDDEGTAALGRDAQDHAVNRRLESAINRINIREIRKQGDDGETSYVDLGDIPEALLAREELRLRARALPPLRDPVHVIEQHFGASRVAAITGRIPARLRALRMGEFQAGGRDVALISRAGKVGLSLHDVNRRPRTMLVADYEWSADLFKQELGRVDRTGQFTSPEIVLAASVAAGERKFAATIAARMASLGATCKGSAESTGTDALDQFDMSGGIALEAMKNAVERMDDEARRYFTGSQFLERQKTSDGAWIWTPKRRPDEGTQMRHFLLDLLMFPLAVANRTLALWEEEREKLLTADTIDALAARRTGRVRGTVLRERALPASPPIVLVDVENEDGEVRAIARGFVTEHMVRIQGARGPDTDGGPRTRRYLQFTAEDGRLVSGLDLSASEAHRVRWAFGVHERRDTSPRAVLEDLRVGEKIDVRSPGRLQWTLHLRRDGRIEIRGAKISRDRDALMRPGLYGAVRYEPLGNFLYLASHEHLEGFLEIYPAVDGEPALEAAA